One genomic segment of Hymenobacter psoromatis includes these proteins:
- a CDS encoding MFS transporter, translated as MPASVPPAAKHDPYAALRVPDFRRYVTARALFSIATQIQGVVVSWQIFKLTNDPLALGLIGLAEAIPSITVSLYAGHVADSVRRKRIVVPAVVVLVLCAITLWWLAHPLQQALLLSGRLHVEAVNATIVWPLYLVIFVSGIARGFMGPALFSFMPQLLPERGLLPNAITWSSTTWQASAVVGPAIGGLLLHRSIEFAYGVDMVMEALALGFFISIAGRALPPIVGQRLKLSESILSGVKFIFSNQLVLAALSLDMFAVLFGGAVALLPFFAGNILHGGPDAFGYLRAAPAVGSVMMAVWLTFSPLKKGAGRKLLWAVAGFGLATIAFALSKNLYLSLFLLFLTGVFDSVSVIVRSTLVHTYTPEYMKGRVSAVNNIFIGSSNEIGSFESGATAKLMGTVPSVVFGGIMTLVVVAFTAWRADQLRNLEAGAEK; from the coding sequence ATGCCTGCTAGCGTACCTCCCGCTGCCAAACACGACCCCTACGCCGCCCTGCGCGTGCCCGATTTCCGGCGCTACGTCACGGCCCGCGCGCTGTTTTCCATTGCCACCCAAATTCAGGGGGTAGTGGTGAGCTGGCAGATTTTCAAGCTCACCAACGACCCGCTGGCCCTGGGCCTCATCGGGCTGGCCGAGGCTATTCCGAGCATCACCGTCTCGCTCTACGCCGGGCACGTAGCCGACTCGGTGCGCCGCAAGCGCATTGTGGTGCCGGCTGTAGTAGTGCTGGTGCTGTGCGCCATCACGCTGTGGTGGCTGGCGCACCCCTTGCAGCAGGCGCTGCTGCTGAGCGGCCGCCTGCACGTGGAGGCCGTGAACGCCACCATTGTGTGGCCGCTCTATTTGGTTATTTTCGTGAGCGGCATCGCGCGGGGCTTTATGGGGCCGGCGCTATTTTCCTTCATGCCGCAGCTGCTGCCCGAGCGCGGCCTGCTGCCCAATGCCATTACCTGGAGCTCTACCACCTGGCAGGCGTCGGCGGTGGTGGGGCCGGCCATCGGCGGCCTGCTGCTGCACCGCAGCATCGAGTTTGCCTACGGGGTCGATATGGTGATGGAGGCGCTGGCGCTGGGCTTTTTCATCAGCATCGCGGGGCGCGCGCTACCCCCCATCGTGGGCCAGCGCTTGAAACTGAGCGAGAGCATTTTAAGTGGGGTAAAATTCATTTTCAGCAACCAGCTCGTGCTGGCCGCGCTGTCGCTGGATATGTTCGCCGTGCTCTTTGGCGGGGCGGTGGCGCTGCTGCCCTTCTTTGCCGGCAACATCCTGCACGGCGGCCCCGATGCCTTCGGCTACCTGCGCGCCGCGCCGGCCGTGGGCTCGGTTATGATGGCCGTGTGGCTCACGTTTTCGCCCCTCAAAAAGGGCGCGGGGCGCAAGCTACTGTGGGCCGTAGCGGGCTTCGGCCTGGCCACCATCGCCTTCGCGCTGTCCAAAAACCTCTATCTCTCGCTGTTTTTGCTGTTCCTAACGGGCGTGTTCGACTCCGTGTCCGTCATCGTGCGCTCCACGCTGGTGCACACCTACACGCCCGAATACATGAAGGGTAGGGTGTCGGCGGTGAATAATATCTTCATCGGCTCCAGCAACGAAATTGGCAGCTTCGAGAGCGGGGCCACCGCCAAGCTCATGGGCACCGTGCCGAGCGTAGTTTTTGGCGGCATCATGACGCTGGTCGTGGTCGCCTTCACCGCCTGGCGCGCCGACCAGCTCCGCAACCTGGAAGCCGGCGCGGAGAAGTAG
- a CDS encoding STAS/SEC14 domain-containing protein, which yields MTSFGLDLLHRPDLPALIARWQREVTPAELRAGYEAVLAAADTVACGRWLLDLRRREDLTEPVVNTWFSSVFAPALRGRYPEAVRLAFLISPLRAQQTVTAIVSATDTDCEIATFTDEATAHAWLSRSVG from the coding sequence ATGACTTCCTTTGGCCTGGATTTGCTGCACCGCCCCGACCTGCCCGCCCTCATTGCCCGGTGGCAGCGCGAAGTGACCCCCGCCGAACTGCGCGCCGGCTACGAAGCCGTGCTGGCCGCCGCCGATACCGTCGCCTGCGGCCGCTGGCTGCTCGACCTACGCCGCCGCGAGGACCTCACCGAGCCCGTTGTCAACACCTGGTTCAGCAGCGTGTTTGCGCCCGCCTTGCGCGGCCGCTACCCCGAAGCCGTGCGCCTAGCCTTTCTCATCTCGCCGCTACGCGCCCAGCAAACCGTGACGGCCATCGTCTCGGCCACCGATACTGACTGCGAAATCGCCACCTTCACCGACGAAGCCACCGCCCACGCCTGGCTAAGCCGCAGTGTAGGGTAA
- a CDS encoding cysteine desulfurase family protein — protein sequence MYAYLDNAATTPLDPAVLDAMLPYLAQHYGNPSSLHGPGRQVRAGIEQARKSVAQLINAAPSEITFTSGGTEADNYAIFGSVRSLRLAHAITSPLEHHAVLHPLQVLAKSGETKLSYLRHDAQGRLDLAHLEDLLATQPRTFVSLMHGNNELGNLNDIKTIGEICARYDAVFHTDTVQTMGHYPHDVQQLQNHFLVGSAHKFHGPKGVGFLYRRGGVAVDSLLHGGAQERGVRSGTENVYGIVGLAKALEIAYHDMAAHRQHVQGLKDRLIGRLMASIDDVRFNGLSAEADQSLYTVLSVSLPPSSISEMLLFSLDINKVAASGGSACTSGAQLGSHVLEALGADPDRPTVRLSLSRLTTADEVDYAADQLAKLYQPASALR from the coding sequence ATGTACGCCTACCTCGATAACGCCGCCACTACCCCCCTCGACCCTGCCGTACTGGATGCCATGCTGCCTTACCTGGCGCAGCACTACGGCAACCCCAGCTCGCTGCACGGGCCGGGCCGGCAGGTGCGAGCGGGCATCGAACAGGCGCGCAAGTCGGTGGCGCAGCTTATTAATGCTGCGCCAAGTGAAATCACGTTTACCTCGGGCGGTACGGAGGCGGACAATTATGCCATCTTCGGTAGCGTGCGCTCACTGAGATTGGCGCACGCCATCACCTCGCCCTTGGAGCACCACGCCGTGCTGCACCCGCTGCAAGTGCTGGCTAAAAGCGGCGAAACCAAGCTGAGCTACCTGCGCCACGACGCTCAGGGCCGCCTCGACCTGGCGCACCTGGAAGACCTGTTGGCCACGCAGCCGCGCACGTTCGTGAGCTTGATGCACGGCAACAACGAACTGGGTAACCTCAACGATATCAAGACTATCGGCGAAATCTGCGCCCGGTACGATGCCGTTTTTCACACCGATACGGTGCAGACGATGGGCCACTACCCCCACGACGTGCAGCAACTGCAAAACCACTTTCTGGTGGGCTCGGCGCATAAGTTTCACGGGCCCAAGGGGGTAGGGTTTTTGTACCGACGCGGCGGCGTAGCAGTGGATTCGCTCCTGCACGGCGGCGCGCAGGAACGCGGTGTGCGCTCGGGCACCGAGAACGTGTACGGCATCGTGGGCCTGGCCAAAGCGCTGGAAATCGCCTACCATGATATGGCCGCTCATCGCCAGCACGTGCAGGGCCTCAAGGACCGCCTCATTGGCCGCCTCATGGCTAGCATCGACGACGTGCGCTTCAATGGCCTCTCGGCTGAGGCCGACCAGAGCCTCTACACCGTGCTCAGCGTGAGTCTACCCCCCTCCAGCATCAGCGAGATGTTGCTTTTTAGCCTGGATATCAATAAGGTAGCGGCTTCGGGTGGCTCAGCCTGCACCAGCGGCGCGCAGCTCGGCTCGCACGTGTTGGAGGCCCTCGGGGCCGACCCCGACCGGCCCACCGTGCGCCTTTCCTTGAGCCGTCTCACCACGGCCGACGAGGTAGACTACGCCGCCGACCAGCTCGCCAAGCTTTACCAGCCGGCCAGCGCGTTGCGGTAA
- a CDS encoding PepSY-associated TM helix domain-containing protein: MKVFFRRIHLYLALAAGLVFFVQCLTGTVLVFEEEITHALYAERYQVEVPAGWNRLPLAELASQFQQAHPKAKVLGFQVYADPARTVELSYREGKARPAGLPRGERGGREPQPGRGERGKGRPERGSTAYLNPYTGQLMTLQTEKQLPVFKVAEDLHRRLLAGEVGKALTGLSVLFMLVITATGLVLWWPRTRALLTGRLRVKWGGSGKRITHDLHVVMGFYCSLFLFGLALTGVIMSYRWATESLFWLTNSRPTIGLPTPRSAAGAPGRTVAYDAALRAGQATYRTAEFWRVSVPKDSTVAMAVSAPSLLPLRHNSLDTLFVNRATGAVLGQHLYSRQAAGAQLRRLAKLLHTGEIGGVWTKALALMVTLASLTFPVTGVLLWLRRTRKKPQRKPGRVAVA, translated from the coding sequence ATGAAGGTTTTTTTCCGTCGCATTCATTTATACCTGGCCTTGGCGGCGGGGCTGGTTTTTTTCGTGCAATGCCTGACGGGCACGGTGCTGGTTTTTGAAGAAGAAATTACCCACGCGCTGTACGCTGAACGCTACCAGGTGGAGGTGCCGGCCGGTTGGAATCGGTTGCCGCTAGCCGAGCTGGCCAGCCAGTTTCAGCAGGCCCATCCCAAAGCCAAGGTACTTGGCTTTCAGGTATATGCTGACCCGGCGCGCACCGTGGAGCTAAGTTATCGCGAGGGTAAGGCCCGCCCCGCTGGTCTGCCTCGCGGCGAGAGAGGGGGTAGGGAGCCGCAGCCGGGCCGGGGCGAGCGCGGCAAAGGCCGCCCCGAGCGTGGCAGCACGGCCTACCTCAACCCCTACACCGGCCAGCTAATGACCTTGCAAACGGAAAAGCAGCTACCCGTCTTCAAGGTGGCTGAAGACCTGCACCGCCGCCTGCTGGCTGGCGAAGTGGGCAAAGCCCTTACGGGCCTCTCGGTCCTGTTTATGCTCGTTATTACGGCGACGGGCCTGGTGCTGTGGTGGCCCAGAACGCGGGCTCTGCTCACGGGCCGCCTGCGCGTGAAGTGGGGGGGTAGCGGTAAGCGCATTACCCACGATTTGCACGTGGTGATGGGTTTTTACTGCTCCCTGTTCTTATTCGGGCTGGCGCTTACGGGCGTCATTATGTCGTACCGCTGGGCGACGGAAAGTCTGTTTTGGCTCACCAATTCGCGGCCGACTATTGGGCTCCCTACCCCCCGCTCGGCGGCCGGCGCGCCGGGCCGCACCGTGGCCTACGACGCGGCCCTGCGCGCCGGTCAAGCTACCTACCGCACGGCTGAATTCTGGCGCGTGAGCGTGCCCAAAGACTCAACTGTGGCAATGGCCGTGAGCGCGCCCAGCTTGCTGCCGCTGCGCCACAATAGCCTCGATACGCTGTTTGTGAACCGCGCTACGGGCGCGGTATTGGGTCAGCATCTATACAGCCGCCAGGCGGCCGGCGCGCAATTGCGCCGGCTGGCTAAGCTGCTGCACACCGGCGAAATTGGGGGTGTCTGGACCAAGGCGCTGGCGCTGATGGTCACGCTGGCCAGCCTCACGTTTCCGGTCACGGGCGTGTTGTTATGGCTGCGCCGCACCCGTAAAAAGCCTCAGCGCAAGCCGGGCCGGGTGGCGGTGGCGTAG
- a CDS encoding winged helix-turn-helix domain-containing protein: protein MHELFAENQAFRANGRLWVEGPADRFLGIGRLELLEHIQATGSISQAAKAMGMSYKKAWDLVSSMNTQARQPLVGAHAGGAHGGGATLTEAGAAAVAEFRAMQARFAQFLADETARLYQ, encoded by the coding sequence ATGCACGAGCTTTTTGCTGAAAACCAAGCCTTTCGCGCCAACGGCCGCCTCTGGGTAGAAGGCCCCGCCGACCGCTTCCTGGGCATCGGCCGGCTCGAATTATTGGAGCACATTCAGGCCACCGGCTCCATCTCGCAGGCAGCTAAGGCAATGGGCATGTCGTACAAAAAAGCCTGGGACCTAGTGAGTTCCATGAATACCCAGGCCCGGCAACCGCTGGTGGGCGCGCACGCGGGCGGCGCGCACGGCGGCGGGGCCACCCTTACCGAGGCCGGCGCGGCGGCCGTAGCCGAGTTTCGGGCCATGCAGGCGCGCTTTGCGCAGTTCCTGGCTGATGAGACAGCTCGACTGTATCAGTAA
- a CDS encoding molybdopterin-dependent oxidoreductase: MPRVYAQAPALTQPGTTPATLRLDGLVTTPRTLTAADLAALPPREQTTTDKDGKKHVYRGVALADVLYLAGAPAGKAIHGPVLAEAVLATAADGYQAVFALPEIDADFSPQTILLASSRDGQPLPPHDGPYQLIVPLEKKPARWVRQLTGLKVVKVQ; this comes from the coding sequence ATGCCAAGGGTTTACGCCCAAGCACCGGCCTTGACGCAGCCGGGCACTACGCCCGCTACGCTACGCCTCGATGGGCTGGTGACGACGCCCCGCACCCTCACGGCCGCCGACCTGGCCGCCCTACCCCCCCGCGAGCAGACCACCACCGACAAGGACGGCAAAAAGCACGTGTACCGCGGCGTAGCCCTGGCCGATGTGCTATACCTGGCCGGCGCGCCGGCCGGCAAGGCCATCCACGGCCCGGTGCTGGCCGAGGCCGTGCTCGCCACCGCCGCCGATGGCTACCAGGCCGTGTTCGCGCTACCCGAAATCGACGCCGATTTCTCGCCCCAGACCATTCTGCTGGCCAGCAGCCGCGACGGCCAGCCCCTACCCCCCCACGACGGGCCCTACCAGCTCATCGTGCCCCTGGAGAAAAAGCCCGCCCGCTGGGTGCGTCAGCTCACCGGCCTGAAGGTGGTGAAGGTGCAATAA
- a CDS encoding helix-hairpin-helix domain-containing protein, protein MALAAAVLPPLLRPTDPAYLPAADQRQLDAWSLDLVARLDSGRAASARAYAARYPNRRGGPSGGSRYPAVPQVHLAPFDPNALTAVGWEARGVPHFVAGRIVNYGQKAGGFRAKSQVQRIYGLPDSVYQRLAPFMQLPEALPARGGAGYAAGGRFGAGEGGRDFEKVARKPAHVQPFDLNLADTTQLMQIKGIGRGRAKGLVKYRAQLGGYVGEGQLADFFMLRDAPDLVDSLRKYTFVAPGFAPRPVLVNSATFDELWPQPLVGKPLARLIVAFRQQHGPFKTPDDLRQIKILKEADFVKLRPYIRCE, encoded by the coding sequence GTGGCGTTAGCGGCCGCCGTCCTACCCCCCCTGCTGCGCCCCACCGACCCCGCCTACCTGCCCGCCGCCGACCAGCGCCAGCTCGATGCCTGGAGCCTGGACCTGGTGGCCCGCCTCGACTCGGGGCGCGCGGCCAGCGCCCGCGCCTACGCCGCGCGCTACCCCAACCGCCGCGGCGGCCCCAGCGGCGGCAGCCGCTACCCCGCCGTGCCGCAGGTGCACCTAGCCCCGTTCGACCCCAACGCCCTCACGGCCGTAGGCTGGGAGGCGCGCGGCGTGCCGCACTTCGTGGCCGGCCGCATTGTCAACTACGGGCAAAAGGCGGGTGGTTTCCGGGCCAAAAGCCAGGTGCAGCGCATCTACGGCCTGCCCGACTCGGTGTACCAGCGGCTCGCGCCGTTCATGCAGCTGCCCGAGGCGCTGCCGGCGCGCGGCGGCGCGGGCTACGCGGCGGGCGGCCGCTTCGGGGCCGGCGAGGGGGGTAGGGACTTTGAGAAAGTAGCCCGTAAGCCGGCCCACGTGCAGCCCTTCGACCTCAACCTGGCCGATACCACCCAGCTGATGCAGATAAAGGGCATCGGCCGGGGCCGGGCTAAAGGGCTGGTGAAATACCGCGCCCAGCTAGGTGGCTACGTGGGCGAAGGCCAATTGGCCGATTTTTTTATGCTGCGCGACGCGCCCGACCTCGTGGACAGCCTGCGCAAATACACGTTCGTGGCACCCGGTTTTGCGCCCCGGCCGGTGCTCGTCAACTCCGCCACGTTTGATGAGCTGTGGCCGCAGCCCTTGGTAGGCAAGCCGCTGGCGCGGCTCATCGTGGCGTTTCGCCAGCAGCACGGACCCTTCAAAACGCCCGACGACCTGCGGCAAATCAAGATTTTGAAGGAAGCCGACTTCGTTAAATTACGACCCTACATCCGCTGCGAATAG
- a CDS encoding NAD(P)/FAD-dependent oxidoreductase, producing the protein MDHDVLIIGAGSAGLSAALTLGRCRRRVLLADGGAPRNAPSGGVHGFLTRDGVRPAELLRLGHAQLAPYPTVSVQELKITGLDKIADGFRAAGTTSQGHAWVGTARRVLLATGVEDLLPPLPGFRELWGTGVLHCPYCHGYEVRDQPLAVYGRGKAAVGLALLLTNWSQDIVVVTDGPGHLTAYGRQRLRQHRIGLHEEPVAGLVGGAATGLRCIEFTDGTYLERKALFLHPPQEQRSPLAASLGARLNGKGAVWVDKNSQTSVPGLYAAGDTTPGQQQALIAAAEGNKAAICLNEALTKEQVSLPYTAA; encoded by the coding sequence ATGGACCATGATGTCCTCATAATCGGGGCGGGCAGCGCCGGCCTCAGCGCGGCCCTGACCCTGGGGCGCTGCCGCCGCCGCGTGCTGCTGGCCGATGGTGGCGCGCCGCGCAACGCGCCCTCGGGCGGCGTGCATGGCTTTTTGACCCGCGACGGCGTGCGCCCCGCCGAGCTGCTGCGGCTGGGCCACGCGCAGCTGGCCCCTTACCCCACCGTTAGTGTTCAGGAACTAAAAATCACGGGGTTAGACAAGATAGCCGACGGCTTTCGGGCGGCGGGCACTACCAGCCAGGGCCACGCCTGGGTGGGCACGGCCCGCCGGGTGCTGCTGGCCACGGGCGTCGAGGACCTGCTGCCGCCCCTACCCGGCTTTCGCGAGCTGTGGGGCACGGGCGTGCTGCATTGCCCCTACTGCCACGGCTATGAGGTGCGCGACCAGCCGCTGGCCGTGTACGGCCGCGGCAAAGCGGCCGTGGGCCTGGCCCTGCTGCTTACCAATTGGAGCCAAGATATTGTGGTGGTGACCGATGGCCCCGGCCACCTCACCGCCTACGGCCGGCAGCGCCTGCGCCAGCACCGCATCGGCCTGCATGAGGAGCCGGTGGCGGGCCTGGTGGGCGGCGCGGCCACGGGGTTGCGCTGCATCGAGTTTACCGATGGCACTTATCTGGAGCGCAAAGCCCTGTTTCTGCACCCGCCGCAGGAGCAACGCAGCCCGTTGGCCGCCAGCTTGGGGGCGCGCCTGAATGGCAAGGGCGCGGTATGGGTTGATAAAAACTCGCAAACCAGCGTGCCGGGTCTCTACGCGGCCGGCGACACCACGCCCGGCCAGCAACAGGCTTTGATTGCCGCTGCCGAAGGTAATAAGGCCGCCATTTGCCTGAACGAGGCGCTGACGAAGGAGCAGGTAAGCTTACCCTACACTGCGGCTTAG